The window GATAAATAGTGCCATTTTTCTAATAAAGAATATATACAGTAATAGTTCTATGAGACGTCAGTATGACGTAACATTTTGTGAATACAAAATGTGTCTGATTTCCTTGGTATTCTTATACAACAAAATCTTTATCATTTTGCTAAATTCTACAGATAGGAATAAATTGATACAGCCATGCAATTATTTGTTCACAAAgatcattttttacatttttcaaaccTTTTGGAATGGATAATTCACCTCAAAATGACCATtttgccattatttactcatcctcatgtttttCAAATTCTGAAATGTTCAGATAAATTCAGATATTGCATGTCAAGACTATTTCagtgaataatgacttaaatATCTCacacactgcactggctccctattaaacatcatatagatttcaaaatcttgctaattacttataaagccctcaatggtttagctcttCAGTACTTGAGatagctcttatcatattatagtccctcacatccgctgcgttctcaaaattccggcaatttgatagtacctagaatatcaaaatcaactgcgggcggcagatctttttcacatttagcgcccaaactctggaacaatctacctaacactgttcgggaggcagacacactcttgtcagtttaaatctagattaaagttaggattgttaggctgcattatttaggtcaaccggaaccagggacacttcctataacacctgatgtactcgttgcatcagaagaagaatggcatctacgctaatattagtatctttccttcttattccgaggtcaccgtagccacctgtatccaggtcagacggtcactgcagtctcccggatctagtccgtgcccatcagcacccagagatatcctctacagccctgaatgtcagcagagaccacatcagctagatgagccccagagacagatcatcagtgaagacctcatcacctagacggccatcgacgcaagacagcgaaaaccagatgagtcttctccaatctgattttgtggcaacttggaactctacattaatattagtctgtttgtttcttattcccaggtcaccatagccaccagatccagtccgtatccagatcagatggtcactgcagtcccccggatccagtccaaacctagaccagatggtggatcaacacctacagccgaatgtcagcggataccgtgtcaactagttgagccccagagacagatcatcaagaaagaactcctaccctaaacggccaccggcacaaggccatgggaaccagatgagtcctccccaatttgactttgttgcaatatggaactcttgcattattattttaatactgtaaggttgctttgacacaacttgtattgtaaaaagcgctgtataaataatcttgacttgacttgacacaaaGCTATTGTGTTCTTCAAAGAACTCGGAATGTATGAGTTGCACAAActactttttttgtaatttttttagtatGACAATTAAAGATCATGAGGATCTCTTTTTGTATGAAAAAAGCAGTCCAGCATCCTTAAACAAACAATTATTTACACATtatacactcttcaaaataaaggtgctttaaaaggttcttcacagcgatgccatagaagaactatctcttttttttttttaaatctgaagaaccttctttcgccacaaagaaccttttgtgaaacagaaaggttcttcagatgttaaaggttctttatggaaccattttaacaaaaaagtttcttctatggcattgtgaagcacctttatttttaagagtgtatgcaggGAAAATATTGTGGCCACAAAttaagaaatgtgaccctggaccacaaaaccagtcttaaatagtaTGGAGGAGTCAAAATTACCGgatttttaagtaaagatcatgttccatgaagatattttgtaaatttcctaccgtaaatatatcaaaacttaatttttgattagtattatgcataaggcagattccagattttcaaatagttgtatctcggccaaatactatcgtatcctaacaaaccatacaatggaaagcttatttattctgctttcagatgatgtataaatctcagtttcaaaaaattgaccattatgactggttttgtggtccaggtagTTCTGAATAGTTCTGACAACTTATTAAATCAGTCCTTCATTTCACTTGTGGCCAAGTTgtattaatttattcctttgttgTAATTGTTGAATTGTGGTTGtgatttaactaaaataaaacaattgaaTGAAACATGTCACAATTTAAGAAGTCATTCTCACAACCTAATAGAAAATGAAAATCAGGTTGACCTCAGTATTTGACATCAATTTGACGTTTACttaacgttggattttggttacacaaTCTAAAAACAACAAGTATTAATGTCAGCTGATGTTGATATTGCACATCAATTTAATGCTGACATTAGACGTTGAATTTGCTTTGACTTAGCAACCGAAATTTAACCAAATTATGGCATTGTGTGCCTTCTGGGAGAGTTAACCcaaaaaatgaagattctgtcattaattactcaccctcatgttgtttcaaacctgagattttttaatgaaattcgagagctttctgaacctgcaatgcaattaccacattcaaggcccagaaaggtaaacgcgcatcaaagaccgacagtaaagagaagaaattgttgaataaagttgatattttgtattctttgtGCAGAAATTCAGTTTTCTCGAAGCTTCataaaaattaaggttgaaccattgatgtcacatggactatttcatcaatgtccttactatctttctgggccttgaacgcatcagttgcgttgctgtctatgcagggtcagaaagctcttggatttcatcaaaaatatcttaaattgtgttccgaagatgaatgaaggtcttacgggtttggagtgacatgagggtgagtaattaatgacagaaattttatttttggctaCATTCATTTTCTAGGCGTTAATGTTCCACAAACACTTTCATCCCATAGTCGTTGTTCCTTTTCTTCCCTTTTGCTTTGCTCTTAGCCGTCTTCCCGATCTTGTCACTCCACTGAAAGGGAAAACCCGTGGGATCCTGACTGCTGTGACACTGAAGGTCAGGGTCATGCAGAAGGTTCCACATGAGCCAGATTTGTGGGACCGTCAAGCTGTGCACCACCATCAGCTCTCTGTAGAAGCAGGGGTCGAAGACCTGGAGGTGCGGTGCAGCGGACGGTCTCACGATTCCAAAAGTGCGAAAGCCCTCATGGCGAGTCGGCTGAAGGCCGATCCTTAGTAGACACATGCCTAGAAAGACATCGTCAATGGGGAAGAGTTCCACCTCTTGGCAGGCGAGGTGAAGCTTTAATGCGGTATGTCCTGACATGACAAAGCCACCTCCACCAGCATAAGATGGGTAGATCCCCTGgccataaataaattctgggACATAGTATTTACTGTTGCGTCTGCGAATTGGTTTCGCATGGACGATGATGTCTCCAACAAAAAGATCCTTATTGATTTCCTGACCCTCAAGCATCTCCAGGATATTGTCGATGTTCACATACACATCCGCATCACCCTTAAAAATAAACTTCACTTTGGGACAGCTGACATTGATCCACTGTAGAAAGTGGATTTCTTTTAGTGTCAAGTTGAAGAAGGTGTCTTCAAAGTCCCATAGAAGTATATCTCTAAATGTGTGGCTCTCATATCCCAAGAGTTTGTCCCATAACGGAAGCGCTGTTTGATTTTGAGGCACACCGAGAAGAAAAACTCTCttgatgttcatgtttttctggGATGCGCTTTCTCTTCCCCATGTGCGTCGAACGACCTGACGTTTGTCGAAGTCCATTGCTACTGATTTTATGGCGATCAGCATGTAGGGGGCTTCATCTGGTCCAGAACACTTTGTTGGTTGATCAATAAGCAGCCTGAAATCCCGTTGGTCTTTCTTTCGAAGGTAATCGTCAAAGTCAAAGGAAGCACGTGTTGGTAGCAAACTTGCTGTCGTTGAGGGCTGGCGaaatttagattttgttttgcTATGTGCTTTCTGAGATTTGACCTTTGATGGTCCTTGTGCTTTAGGCTTGACCTGAACCTCAGGTTTGCAAAGAGGTATGTCTGGAGGTTTTGAAGGGATTGGCTTTGTTTGGTGTCCTATTGATTCTCCGCTGAGGAGTGTTCTTGAGCTGGTGGACCCCTGTTCAATGTGCAAAGTCCCCCATACGGGCGTTATTCTTTGATGTGCATACAACAGCAGAAAGAGAAGCACCAGCAGAATCAGGGAGCAAAGTACGTCTCCCTTTATGTAGACCCTTCTCATGGTGTGATAGGTTTCAGTGTTATCTTCCCATGAAATTCAGTAGAAGTTTCATATTCCTCCTGAAGTATTTGGATTTTCTCACAGCCATAGTAGATTCTGCTACACAGAAGtacaaaatatacatattttaaataaaatttgcagttattcttattcttattaagtCGTTAAAATCAATTTCCTATTGTGTAAGATACGTCTGAGTATGACTTACCACAGTCATCCTGGATGCCATGAAAGAACAGGAGACACAGGATATTACTTGACCAAAGTTATGTTCCATAAACAGCCAGGACTGCATACTTCTATGAAACAGGATACGCAAACAATTTATAACAGGATCCACATCTGACATCTGTGACAATCTTGCAACCTTTTCTGGCACTtcaaagtaaaataaatgttgatACTGTTGAAATAGCTTAAACTGGTGTCTCTTTCCTGAGCGATATCCACTAAAAATACCTAAACAAAGTTGCTTTCCAAGTTCCCAGtcagtttttaaaaattaaagaaataaccctgctgaaaaaacaaaacaaaacaatagacaCCATCACAAATAttgtaatggttttaatggttataATGGGACTTGTATAGATTTTAATGGAAATTGTAATGGACCCTGTAGGTTTTACTGGTAATTGGTCATCTTCTATAAAGTGTTTTCACTATGCATTATCAATCAGCCATAAAAGTggtactgaatgtaaacaatgccactgaaccaaacttACAAattttggagtactacagactgccaaaagttatgacaaatcaaggagaagagtgagaaaaagcatttttggttggacaaactgaaccaggatttccagggcaagaatcttgaacATTAACTGTACAATCAATGCatttgtttacatccgagtaacTGTGACCTCTATCTGTGGCTTGTTAAAGCCACTACAAAAAACACTATCCCCCGGTTtcatagacaaggcttaagcctagtcctatactaaaatgtaagtctgagctgtttcaacttgcactgactgatcttaaaatatatcagtacctttgttttgtctcaagatgcacaccagtaatgatttttttctaagcatgtttataaaaattacttaaatgtcctaattgaactatggcctaatcctggcttagtctaagccctttctgtgaaaccgggcctaagaaaaccatttttaatgGCTTTAATGGTAagaaagttgatggtttgtaatgtttgtaatggtatttaaTGGAAACCATtaaaatttctgtgatggtttctattgttgttgttttttcagcaaATAAATAATGCTTAATAATCCTCAAACCATCTCTAAAATGATTGAGAGTAATTCCAAGTATTGTGTGAGCTTATTATTGAAAGATTTCCCCTCATGTTGGTCAGACATTTGTCCTACAGTCCAATAATAAAGCCTGCTCCTGGAAAATTTGATTCGTTTCCATCTGTAAATGAATGTCGTTATGTAAGTAACGTTAGGTGGcggtttttttttgttatgtgcCATTGAATCGTTGAGTCAACTTATTCGTTAAAAAGAACAATGTCCAGTTGAGCGTCTAGAAATCTACTAAAGCACCCTCTGAAAGAGTTTTGTAACTGACTTTTATAATAATTAACAAAATCTGGTTCAGTTCGAACAACACAAGTCATTATTTGCAACTGAGAGCTTCGAAATTCAAAACAGCGACTCGTTCGTTTaaaagattcattcaaaaacataaatacatatttttaggcAAACTTGTGTAATTCTAATATTTGAAATTCATTCTAAACATTTGGATAAATCTTTTACAAAGTACTAAACACTGCCTCATAGAGTTGAATTTGCAAACTTAAACCCTTCAGGCATACAAGTTATGAAACTGCGCATCTTTTTCTTTTCCAAGTGCATTCATTTTGCATTACATTTTCGCTTCATTTACACTTTCGTTTACAAGTCTTACCCAGATGAAGGCGTACCAGGACAGCAATGACAAGACAGATCCAAACATCTGCTTCCACTATTAAAACTGCTGCAAAGCAAACCACTGCTGCGTGTGCATGTTTCAGAAAAACTTTTCCAACTCGCTGCAAAGCGCTACGTTACAAAATACATAAATTCTCTTCATGTCAGCCATGTTCCGAAGACTGTACCAGCAGTCATAATCGCAGGACTTCTTTCTAAATACACATTTTCAAAGCACAGTTCTTTGGTTAATCACGTGACAGCTCTGAGACTGTTGGATGCGTTGCTCGCCTGATGCCAGCGCAGCAACTGGAGACTTTTGAGAGACGGGAGCGCGGACAGGGAAACGGGAACGCGCAGTAGGTAGCCTCATGTCCCATAACCGCCCCTTTCTATTGTCCATAATGGAAAACAAAC of the Garra rufa chromosome 17, GarRuf1.0, whole genome shotgun sequence genome contains:
- the LOC141289470 gene encoding UDP-GlcNAc:betaGal beta-1,3-N-acetylglucosaminyltransferase 9-like yields the protein MRRVYIKGDVLCSLILLVLLFLLLYAHQRITPVWGTLHIEQGSTSSRTLLSGESIGHQTKPIPSKPPDIPLCKPEVQVKPKAQGPSKVKSQKAHSKTKSKFRQPSTTASLLPTRASFDFDDYLRKKDQRDFRLLIDQPTKCSGPDEAPYMLIAIKSVAMDFDKRQVVRRTWGRESASQKNMNIKRVFLLGVPQNQTALPLWDKLLGYESHTFRDILLWDFEDTFFNLTLKEIHFLQWINVSCPKVKFIFKGDADVYVNIDNILEMLEGQEINKDLFVGDIIVHAKPIRRRNSKYYVPEFIYGQGIYPSYAGGGGFVMSGHTALKLHLACQEVELFPIDDVFLGMCLLRIGLQPTRHEGFRTFGIVRPSAAPHLQVFDPCFYRELMVVHSLTVPQIWLMWNLLHDPDLQCHSSQDPTGFPFQWSDKIGKTAKSKAKGKKRNNDYGMKVFVEH